A single window of Nocardia higoensis DNA harbors:
- a CDS encoding ATP-binding cassette domain-containing protein produces the protein MQLIKFLVSISWARIAAVIVTGLVCGAANTYLVTLINAVVSPSPHPRATVEQFLLTIAVVLISGLLSQVLLIRLAQDAIFRLRSDLSSSVVAAPLEHLERLGMHRLVATLTEDVRSLSQAVTAIPAICIDVATIIGCFVYLATVSGPIFAITIAGTLIGVACVEVFLGRVRRIYHAARENEDALLRSFQAVTLGIKELKLHRGRRRDFMDRHLLGTARQLRAQNVDAGSKFSVAQSLGQLLQLGTMALILFGVAKAMEMPREVMVGYILVTTFLAMPMQNFMHRIPDLLRGDVALAKIRAMNFSLETLHDEDQLPYAQRPAVESARLELSGVSYHYRQDAPSAMPPGPPGPHGHPGGGHPPLPPPGHGGGPRQGVPDVNGKRQVSHAGVDGRPVPLGPPPAGPPGEDDGFTLGPLELVFEPGEITFVVGGNGSGKSTLAKLITGLYVPRTGTVSLNGEVIDHQNIEWFRQNSSAIFTDFHLFEDYLGFDQPGIDDEVRRYLRELRLDDKVDVRDGTLTTIALSQGQRKRLALLTALLEDRPIYVFDEWAADQEPKFREVFYKEILVGLKRRGKTVVVITHDDRYFDCADRLVKLELGRMAEPVPVEG, from the coding sequence ATGCAACTCATCAAATTCCTGGTCTCGATCTCCTGGGCGCGCATTGCCGCGGTGATCGTCACCGGCCTGGTCTGCGGCGCGGCCAACACCTACCTGGTCACTCTGATCAACGCGGTGGTCTCGCCCTCCCCGCATCCGCGGGCCACCGTCGAACAGTTCCTGCTCACCATCGCGGTGGTCCTGATCAGCGGCCTGCTCTCGCAGGTACTGCTGATCCGCCTGGCGCAGGACGCCATCTTCCGGCTGCGCTCGGATCTGAGTTCGAGCGTGGTCGCGGCCCCGCTCGAGCACCTGGAACGGCTCGGCATGCACCGGCTGGTCGCCACGCTGACCGAGGACGTGCGCTCGCTGTCCCAGGCGGTGACCGCGATCCCGGCCATCTGCATCGACGTGGCGACCATCATCGGCTGCTTCGTTTACCTGGCCACCGTGTCCGGGCCGATCTTCGCGATCACGATCGCGGGGACGCTGATCGGTGTCGCGTGCGTCGAGGTGTTCCTCGGCCGTGTGCGCCGCATCTACCACGCGGCGCGGGAGAACGAGGACGCGCTGCTGCGCTCCTTCCAGGCGGTCACGCTGGGCATCAAGGAGCTCAAGCTGCACCGCGGCAGGCGGCGTGACTTCATGGACCGCCATCTGCTCGGCACCGCCAGGCAGTTGCGGGCGCAGAATGTGGACGCGGGCTCGAAGTTCTCGGTGGCACAGAGCCTCGGGCAGCTGCTGCAGCTGGGCACCATGGCGCTGATCCTGTTCGGCGTGGCCAAGGCGATGGAGATGCCGCGCGAGGTGATGGTCGGCTACATCCTGGTGACGACCTTCCTGGCGATGCCGATGCAGAACTTCATGCACCGCATTCCCGACCTGCTTCGCGGCGACGTCGCACTGGCCAAGATCCGGGCGATGAACTTCTCGCTGGAGACCCTGCACGACGAAGATCAGTTGCCGTACGCGCAGCGGCCCGCTGTCGAGTCGGCCCGGCTGGAGCTGTCCGGCGTGAGCTATCACTACCGCCAGGACGCGCCTTCGGCGATGCCGCCGGGTCCCCCCGGACCGCACGGCCATCCCGGTGGCGGGCATCCGCCGCTGCCGCCGCCCGGTCACGGGGGCGGTCCGCGCCAGGGCGTGCCCGATGTCAACGGCAAGCGCCAGGTCAGTCACGCCGGGGTGGACGGCAGACCCGTTCCGCTGGGTCCGCCGCCCGCAGGTCCGCCCGGCGAGGACGACGGGTTCACGCTCGGCCCGCTGGAGCTGGTCTTCGAGCCCGGCGAGATCACCTTCGTGGTCGGCGGCAACGGCAGCGGCAAATCGACGCTGGCCAAGCTGATCACCGGACTGTATGTGCCGCGCACCGGCACCGTCTCGCTCAACGGCGAGGTGATCGATCACCAGAACATCGAGTGGTTCCGGCAGAACAGCTCGGCGATCTTCACCGATTTCCATCTGTTCGAGGACTATCTCGGATTCGACCAGCCGGGGATCGACGACGAGGTCCGCCGGTATCTGCGGGAACTACGGCTCGACGACAAGGTCGACGTCCGCGACGGCACGCTGACGACCATCGCGTTGTCCCAAGGCCAGCGCAAGCGCCTGGCCCTGCTGACCGCGCTGCTCGAGGACCGTCCGATCTACGTCTTCGACGAGTGGGCCGCCGACCAGGAACCGAAGTTCCGGGAGGTGTTCTACAAGGAGATCCTCGTCGGGCTCAAACGGCGCGGCAAGACGGTCGTCGTGATCACCCACGACGACCGGTACTTCGATTGCGCGGATCGGCTGGTGAAGCTGGAACTCGGCCGCATGGCCGAGCCGGTCCCCGTCGAGGGCTGA
- a CDS encoding type III polyketide synthase, translating into MSITVDQGGARPATEPRHRIAPAVEHSPMPPSPPVTIGVIEGIATGAPERSVDQAGAAEQVAGLFSDPRQQARIARIYDKTRIDTRRMAVDPTDPEFLEFSRRPGNLRDRMNLYYRHAAPLAVDVAGRALADSGAAAEEIGQLVFVTSTGFIAPGVDVAVLTELGLSPTVGRVVVNFMGCAAAMNGIRTATDYVRAHPDKKALVVCLELSSVNAVFADDVNDVIIHSLFGDGCGAVVVGARQARQPLAPGRIVVRDSFSHLFAGAEDGIVLGVNHNGITCELSENLPQYIYRGVDPVVRGVLARNGLTKADVDLWAIHPGGPKIIEESVRSLGLDPDQAAPSWDVLARYGNMLSVSLIFVLEQMIRQSTAGESISTGVAFSFAPGVTLEGLIFDIIRR; encoded by the coding sequence ATGTCCATCACCGTCGACCAGGGCGGCGCACGCCCCGCCACCGAGCCCCGCCACCGTATCGCCCCCGCTGTCGAGCATTCTCCGATGCCGCCTTCGCCGCCGGTCACCATCGGCGTCATCGAGGGCATCGCCACCGGTGCTCCCGAGCGCAGCGTCGATCAGGCCGGGGCGGCGGAACAGGTCGCCGGGTTGTTCTCCGATCCCCGGCAGCAGGCCCGCATCGCCCGCATCTACGACAAGACCAGGATCGACACCCGCCGGATGGCCGTCGATCCGACCGATCCCGAATTCCTCGAATTCAGCAGGCGGCCGGGCAATCTCCGCGATCGGATGAACCTGTACTACCGGCACGCCGCGCCGCTGGCGGTCGATGTCGCCGGCCGCGCGCTGGCCGATTCGGGGGCGGCGGCCGAGGAGATCGGGCAGCTGGTGTTCGTCACCAGCACCGGGTTCATCGCGCCCGGCGTGGATGTCGCGGTGCTTACCGAACTCGGGCTCTCGCCGACCGTCGGTCGAGTCGTGGTCAACTTCATGGGGTGCGCGGCCGCGATGAACGGCATCCGCACCGCGACCGACTACGTGCGGGCACATCCGGACAAGAAGGCGCTGGTCGTCTGCCTGGAACTGAGCTCGGTGAACGCCGTGTTCGCCGACGATGTCAACGACGTCATCATCCACAGCCTCTTCGGCGACGGATGTGGCGCGGTGGTCGTCGGCGCGCGGCAGGCCAGGCAGCCGCTGGCGCCCGGCCGGATCGTGGTGCGCGACAGCTTCAGCCATCTGTTCGCCGGCGCCGAGGACGGCATCGTGCTCGGGGTGAATCACAACGGCATCACCTGCGAGCTGTCGGAGAATCTGCCGCAGTACATCTATCGCGGCGTCGATCCGGTGGTGCGGGGCGTCCTGGCGCGCAACGGGCTGACCAAGGCCGACGTCGACCTGTGGGCGATCCACCCGGGCGGTCCGAAGATCATCGAGGAATCGGTGCGTTCGCTCGGACTCGATCCCGATCAGGCCGCGCCCAGCTGGGATGTGCTGGCCCGCTACGGCAACATGCTGTCGGTTTCCCTGATCTTCGTGCTGGAACAGATGATCCGGCAGTCCACGGCGGGCGAGTCCATCTCGACCGGTGTGGCCTTCTCCTTCGCGCCCGGGGTCACGCTCGAAGGTCTGATCTTCGACATCATCCGTCGCTGA
- a CDS encoding cytochrome b5 domain-containing protein — translation MTTSDRPEVEERDFRRPPAPTGPPPVSNVWVYNGKAYDLSEWISKHPGGEFFIGRTKNRDITSIIGSYHKDPERIERMLARYSLDREARPEDIHPKANAPDFLFKEGFDSWRDTPKYRFDNKNDLLHKVKARLKDPEVAARMKRMDRIFDIVVIVLAIAYFAVQGVRLAEPAWMPLPVFVLAMVLLRSSLAGFGHYAIHRAQKGMNKIYTNAFDINYVALAFVTADGHALLHHPHTQSEVDIKKNVFTMMMQVPRLYRVPIHTLHKFGHTVTGMTIRLLDVVRLTRKVGVKEMYGSMRGALPHFIGSFGMRALLLGELIVFTVAGDFLAWALQFVITLWISTFLVVASHDFEVETDALPESDTEDWAVNQIEQAYDLKVIGNRYIDCFLAAGLSSHRVHHVLPYQRSGFANIATEDILRAESAEFGVEWLPAKSFFTDRFPKQISTYLLAPSREAEEKNWGFVREHLSPTALKTCATYTVQGFTGIGTV, via the coding sequence ATGACGACAAGTGACCGCCCGGAGGTCGAGGAGCGGGACTTCCGTCGACCCCCCGCGCCGACCGGCCCGCCGCCCGTCTCGAACGTCTGGGTGTACAACGGCAAAGCCTACGACCTGTCGGAGTGGATCTCCAAGCATCCCGGCGGCGAGTTCTTCATCGGGCGCACCAAGAATCGCGACATCACCTCGATCATCGGTTCCTACCACAAGGATCCCGAGCGCATCGAGCGCATGCTGGCGCGCTACTCGCTCGATCGTGAGGCCAGGCCAGAGGACATCCACCCCAAGGCCAACGCGCCGGACTTCCTGTTCAAGGAAGGCTTCGACAGCTGGCGCGACACCCCGAAGTACCGCTTCGACAACAAGAACGATCTGTTGCACAAGGTCAAGGCGCGCTTGAAGGACCCCGAGGTCGCCGCCCGCATGAAGCGGATGGACCGGATCTTCGACATCGTGGTGATCGTGCTGGCCATCGCGTACTTCGCGGTGCAGGGCGTGCGGCTGGCCGAGCCGGCCTGGATGCCGCTGCCGGTGTTCGTGCTCGCCATGGTGCTGCTGCGCAGTTCGCTGGCCGGGTTCGGGCACTACGCCATCCACCGGGCCCAGAAGGGCATGAACAAGATCTACACGAACGCCTTCGACATCAACTATGTCGCGCTGGCTTTCGTCACCGCGGACGGTCACGCGCTGCTGCACCACCCGCACACCCAGAGTGAAGTCGACATCAAGAAGAACGTCTTCACGATGATGATGCAGGTGCCTCGGCTGTACCGGGTGCCGATCCACACGCTGCACAAGTTCGGTCACACGGTCACCGGTATGACGATCCGGCTGCTCGACGTCGTCCGGCTCACCCGCAAGGTGGGCGTCAAGGAGATGTACGGCAGCATGCGTGGCGCGCTCCCGCACTTCATCGGCTCCTTCGGGATGCGCGCGCTGCTGCTCGGCGAGCTGATCGTCTTCACCGTGGCCGGTGACTTCCTGGCCTGGGCACTGCAGTTCGTCATCACGCTGTGGATCAGCACCTTCCTGGTGGTGGCCAGCCACGACTTCGAGGTCGAGACCGACGCGCTGCCCGAGTCCGACACCGAGGACTGGGCGGTCAACCAGATCGAGCAGGCCTACGACCTGAAGGTCATCGGCAACCGCTACATCGACTGCTTCCTCGCCGCGGGCCTGAGCTCGCATCGTGTCCACCACGTGCTGCCCTACCAGCGCAGCGGCTTCGCCAATATCGCCACCGAAGACATCCTGCGTGCGGAATCCGCGGAGTTCGGCGTCGAATGGCTGCCCGCCAAGAGCTTTTTCACCGATCGCTTCCCGAAGCAGATAAGCACCTACCTGTTGGCTCCCTCCCGGGAGGCCGAGGAAAAGAACTGGGGCTTCGTACGCGAACACCTTTCACCGACGGCGCTGAAGACCTGCGCGACCTACACGGTCCAGGGCTTCACCGGAATCGGGACCGTCTGA
- a CDS encoding LppX_LprAFG lipoprotein, whose amino-acid sequence MTDKTTRGSALRNKRSRRSRLGGAAPALLAASLIAALVAGCSSSDDGGDTTAAPVTGPLPDAAQIIQESSRTTQTLQSVHLDIQVTDVPNLPVESVSADVTNQPQGAGQAMGEAKVRTKPEEPFIDTKFIVVDKTLYTAVNSSSYAPVGPAEQVYDPGVILDKDKGLANVIAQVENPKAEGRETLDGIAVVKVTGTIDGSVIDPVVPRLGEGAGTLPITLWIADVPPPSDTGSESTRPSDAASTGDGPNLVRAVVDKDGGTVEVTLSKWAEPVNVIKPAS is encoded by the coding sequence GTGACCGACAAGACCACGCGGGGCTCCGCCCTGCGCAACAAGCGATCCCGCCGCTCGCGGCTGGGCGGTGCCGCGCCCGCGCTGCTGGCGGCGTCGCTGATCGCGGCTCTGGTGGCAGGCTGCTCGTCGTCCGACGACGGTGGCGACACCACCGCCGCGCCGGTGACCGGGCCGCTACCCGACGCCGCGCAGATCATCCAGGAGTCCTCGCGGACCACCCAGACCCTGCAGTCGGTGCATCTGGACATCCAGGTGACCGATGTGCCGAATCTGCCGGTGGAGAGCGTCTCCGCGGATGTGACCAACCAGCCGCAGGGTGCGGGCCAGGCCATGGGGGAGGCCAAGGTCAGGACCAAGCCCGAGGAGCCGTTCATCGACACGAAGTTCATCGTGGTCGACAAGACGCTCTACACCGCGGTCAACAGCTCCAGCTACGCGCCCGTCGGGCCGGCCGAGCAGGTCTACGATCCGGGCGTGATCCTGGACAAGGACAAGGGCCTGGCCAATGTGATCGCGCAGGTGGAGAACCCGAAGGCCGAGGGCCGCGAGACCCTCGACGGCATCGCCGTGGTCAAGGTCACCGGCACCATCGACGGCTCGGTCATCGATCCGGTCGTGCCGCGTCTGGGTGAGGGTGCGGGCACCCTGCCGATCACGCTGTGGATCGCCGACGTGCCCCCGCCGAGCGACACCGGCTCGGAGTCGACCCGCCCTTCGGACGCCGCCTCCACCGGTGACGGCCCGAACCTGGTGCGCGCCGTCGTCGACAAGGACGGTGGCACCGTCGAGGTGACCCTGTCCAAGTGGGCGGAGCCGGTCAACGTCATCAAGCCCGCGAGCTGA
- a CDS encoding DUF6223 family protein, producing MSFRRLLTMVAAALLTGIAFAVPAAADASIRSTAAVTGMTSGRLGPTLTALVGLIGVISGGLALTRSGGRPAAAVVASVAGSISVVLGGLFAATADGGPGTGNGILGAAIAVVLGLIATILGGCALARARRAG from the coding sequence ATGTCTTTCCGTCGCCTGCTCACCATGGTGGCAGCCGCCCTGCTCACCGGAATCGCGTTCGCCGTGCCCGCGGCGGCCGATGCCTCGATCCGGTCCACCGCCGCTGTCACCGGCATGACGTCCGGGCGACTCGGACCCACCCTGACCGCACTGGTGGGGTTGATCGGTGTGATCAGCGGCGGGCTCGCGCTGACCCGCTCCGGTGGCAGGCCCGCGGCTGCTGTCGTGGCCTCGGTGGCGGGATCGATCAGCGTGGTCCTCGGCGGGCTGTTCGCCGCCACCGCCGACGGCGGGCCGGGTACCGGCAACGGGATCCTCGGTGCCGCCATCGCCGTAGTGTTGGGGTTGATCGCCACGATCTTGGGAGGCTGCGCGCTGGCCCGCGCCCGGCGCGCGGGCTGA
- a CDS encoding histidine kinase has protein sequence MGRRPIWDWAIAVGVAVILVITGLSERPLLTSLDLLGYALLATSGLALAARRGAPITVLAVTGLCALGYQAVGFDVPAVAFLFAVYVAVRAGHRIVAVVGSAIVVVSLPLAIVASVGDMGEAFARARGALELAWLIAAGAAGEALRQAERRADEAERTREETARRRADEERLHIARELHDSLTHQISVIKVQSEAAVHVARKRGEEVPEALLVIREAGREAARELRATLEALRDDGTSPPRGLADVAGLVDRARAAGLDATLTIEGHHRNLPAAVDRTGYRIVQESLNNIARHAGAESASVRIDYQPDALIILVDDDGTATPEATPPPGVGLLGMRERVTALGGRLRAAPRREGGFRVHAALPVEHTS, from the coding sequence ATGGGCCGGAGACCGATCTGGGACTGGGCGATCGCCGTCGGTGTGGCGGTGATCCTGGTGATCACCGGCCTGTCCGAGCGACCCCTGCTCACGAGCCTCGACCTGCTCGGCTACGCATTGCTGGCGACCAGCGGCCTGGCGTTGGCCGCGCGGCGCGGCGCCCCGATCACCGTCCTGGCCGTGACCGGGCTCTGCGCGCTGGGCTATCAGGCCGTCGGTTTCGACGTGCCCGCCGTCGCGTTCCTGTTCGCCGTGTATGTCGCGGTGCGGGCCGGTCATCGCATCGTCGCGGTCGTGGGGTCGGCGATCGTGGTGGTCTCGCTGCCGCTCGCGATCGTGGCGTCGGTGGGCGACATGGGCGAGGCGTTCGCGCGAGCCCGCGGCGCCCTCGAACTGGCGTGGCTGATCGCCGCGGGCGCCGCGGGCGAGGCGCTGCGACAGGCCGAACGCCGGGCCGATGAGGCCGAGCGCACCCGGGAGGAGACCGCGCGACGCCGGGCGGACGAAGAGCGGTTGCACATCGCGCGGGAACTGCACGATTCGCTCACCCATCAGATCTCGGTGATCAAGGTGCAGTCCGAGGCCGCGGTCCACGTGGCCCGCAAGCGTGGCGAGGAGGTGCCCGAAGCGCTGCTGGTGATCCGGGAGGCCGGCCGGGAGGCCGCCCGCGAACTGCGCGCGACCCTGGAGGCTCTGCGTGACGACGGCACCAGTCCGCCGCGCGGCCTCGCCGACGTCGCGGGCCTGGTGGATCGGGCCAGGGCGGCCGGCCTGGACGCGACGCTGACCATCGAGGGACACCACCGGAATCTGCCTGCCGCGGTGGATCGGACCGGCTATCGGATCGTGCAGGAATCGCTGAACAACATCGCCAGGCACGCCGGGGCCGAGTCCGCGTCGGTCCGGATCGACTACCAACCCGACGCGCTGATCATCCTCGTCGACGACGACGGCACGGCTACCCCCGAGGCCACACCGCCGCCCGGGGTCGGCCTGCTGGGGATGCGCGAGCGGGTCACCGCCCTCGGCGGTCGCCTGCGGGCCGCACCACGCCGCGAAGGCGGCTTCCGCGTCCACGCCGCGCTCCCGGTGGAGCACACATCATGA
- a CDS encoding response regulator: protein MIRVLLVDDQPLIRSAFRALLDLEDDIEVVAEAGDGGEGLTLIRHHRPDIALIDIQMPIVDGIEATRRIAADPALSAVHVVILTNYGLDEYVYDALRAGAAGFLVKDIHPQDFLHSLRVAARGDALLAPAITRRLIDRYFTRTPRSADTRALQELTNREREAVSLVAHGLTNDEIADHMVISALTAKTHINRAMTKLHVRDRAQLVVLAYESGLVIPRGH, encoded by the coding sequence ATGATCCGAGTTCTGCTGGTGGACGATCAACCGTTGATCCGCAGCGCATTCCGCGCCCTGCTCGACCTCGAAGACGACATCGAGGTGGTGGCCGAGGCCGGTGACGGCGGCGAAGGCTTGACGCTGATCAGGCATCACCGGCCCGACATCGCTCTCATCGACATCCAGATGCCGATCGTCGACGGCATCGAGGCCACCCGGCGCATCGCCGCTGACCCGGCTCTGTCCGCGGTGCATGTGGTCATCCTGACCAATTACGGATTGGACGAGTACGTCTACGACGCACTGCGCGCCGGCGCGGCCGGATTCCTGGTCAAAGACATCCACCCGCAGGACTTCCTGCATTCCCTTCGGGTCGCCGCGCGCGGAGACGCGCTGCTCGCACCCGCGATCACCCGCAGACTGATCGACCGATACTTCACCCGCACACCGCGCAGCGCCGATACCCGTGCGCTGCAGGAACTGACCAATCGCGAACGCGAGGCCGTGTCGCTCGTCGCGCACGGCCTCACCAACGACGAGATCGCCGACCATATGGTGATCAGCGCACTGACCGCGAAAACCCATATCAACAGGGCGATGACCAAACTGCACGTCCGCGATCGCGCCCAGCTCGTCGTCCTCGCCTACGAATCCGGCCTCGTGATCCCGCGCGGCCACTGA
- a CDS encoding DUF5914 domain-containing protein, with the protein MNHTLFRRWPARWPLQPVDLDRWTEQQPTYLAAKPAIIAAALERAQRRPSGNWYVFAATRDIRTDRPFGFTVAGIELVAWRDRRQRLTVGPGACPHLGAPMAQARVDCGALVCRWHGLRLDSGGAPGWTPLPCHDDGVLAWVRLDSVDGGSPLGTPVIGARPPAHRAVSAVATVSGVCEPTDVVANRLDPWHGAWFHPYSFTHLEVLETPPLHQDSIESEDRFLVAVTFRVGRWLGVPVRAEFTSPDPRTVTMCILDGEGAGSVVETHATPLGPGPDGRPRTAVIEAVIADSTRPGFAHARRATPILRPIMTRAATRLWRDDLAYAERRYQQRRR; encoded by the coding sequence ATGAACCACACCCTGTTTCGACGATGGCCCGCCCGATGGCCACTGCAACCCGTCGATCTCGATCGCTGGACAGAGCAGCAACCGACCTACCTCGCCGCGAAACCGGCCATCATCGCCGCCGCCCTCGAACGCGCACAGCGACGCCCATCCGGAAACTGGTATGTCTTCGCGGCCACCCGAGACATCCGCACCGATCGGCCGTTCGGATTCACCGTCGCCGGAATCGAACTCGTCGCGTGGCGCGACAGACGACAGCGACTGACCGTGGGGCCGGGAGCGTGCCCACACCTGGGTGCGCCGATGGCGCAAGCACGCGTCGACTGCGGCGCACTCGTGTGCCGATGGCACGGACTGCGCCTGGACAGCGGCGGCGCACCCGGCTGGACACCGCTGCCCTGCCACGACGACGGCGTCCTGGCCTGGGTCCGCCTCGATTCCGTCGACGGCGGCAGCCCCCTCGGAACACCCGTGATCGGCGCCCGCCCGCCCGCGCACCGCGCCGTCTCCGCGGTGGCGACCGTCAGCGGCGTGTGCGAACCCACCGATGTCGTCGCCAACCGGCTCGACCCCTGGCACGGCGCCTGGTTCCACCCCTACTCCTTCACCCATCTCGAAGTACTCGAAACCCCTCCGCTACATCAGGACTCCATCGAATCCGAGGACCGGTTCCTCGTCGCGGTCACCTTCCGAGTCGGCCGATGGCTCGGCGTCCCCGTGCGAGCCGAGTTCACCAGCCCGGATCCCAGGACTGTCACCATGTGCATTCTCGACGGCGAAGGAGCCGGCAGCGTCGTCGAAACCCATGCCACACCACTGGGGCCCGGACCCGACGGACGTCCACGAACCGCCGTCATCGAGGCGGTCATCGCCGACTCCACCCGCCCCGGCTTCGCCCACGCCCGGCGCGCCACACCCATCCTGCGGCCGATCATGACCCGCGCCGCGACCCGACTGTGGCGCGACGACCTGGCCTACGCCGAACGCCGCTACCAACAGCGGAGGCGGTAG
- a CDS encoding NAD(P)/FAD-dependent oxidoreductase, producing the protein MRDRYGRDRRVVHHRAPRASGHSRPGHRPRVVIVGAGIAGLTAATGLAERDIAVEIIERRPYLGGRAGGWTDNLPDGTAIAVNRGFHAFFRQYYNLRALLRRTDPQLDRLVAIDDYPLVDGHGRRDTFRGLPRTPPWNALAFAARSSTFPLRDLRRIDARAAAPLAAVSVPEIYDLLDHLDAETFLQRINFPASARHLAFDVFSRSFFAPAGELSAAELATMFHIYFLGSSEGLLFDVPTSNYDTALWLPLREYLASHDVRIRTGVTVTAVEPGGERAFRVYERDGGDVAADAVVIATDVAGLRRIVERSPRLGDDAWRASIGRLRSAPPFLVYRIWLDKPVASDRPPFLATGGLAPLDNISVVNHYERQARTWADRHGGAVLELHAYALPQQLTPVQEHDVRVRLRARLHHLYPETADARILGEHLQWNQDCPLFGVGDHAHRPTVRTPHDQLVLAGDGIRVDLPVALMERAATTGWTAANALLTGWGLPGHDLHTVPTSGRNALLRRLATRYGSATASAEDSR; encoded by the coding sequence ATGCGTGACCGCTACGGCCGCGACCGACGTGTCGTCCACCATCGCGCCCCACGGGCCTCGGGACACAGCCGTCCCGGCCACCGCCCACGTGTCGTGATCGTCGGCGCGGGCATCGCCGGTCTCACCGCGGCAACGGGGCTCGCCGAACGTGACATCGCGGTGGAGATCATCGAGCGCCGACCGTATCTCGGCGGCCGGGCCGGCGGCTGGACCGACAACCTGCCCGACGGCACCGCGATCGCGGTCAACCGTGGATTCCACGCCTTCTTCCGCCAGTACTACAACCTGCGCGCCCTGCTCCGCCGCACCGATCCGCAGCTGGACCGACTCGTCGCGATCGACGACTACCCCCTCGTCGACGGGCACGGACGACGCGACACCTTCCGAGGCCTGCCGCGGACCCCGCCATGGAACGCCCTCGCGTTCGCCGCCCGCAGCAGCACCTTCCCGTTACGGGACCTGCGTCGCATCGATGCGCGCGCCGCGGCGCCGCTCGCGGCGGTGTCCGTGCCTGAGATCTACGACCTGCTCGACCATCTCGACGCCGAGACCTTCCTGCAGCGGATCAACTTCCCCGCAAGCGCCCGTCACCTCGCCTTCGACGTGTTCTCCCGCAGCTTCTTCGCGCCGGCCGGCGAGCTGTCGGCGGCCGAGCTGGCGACCATGTTCCACATCTACTTCCTCGGCTCCAGCGAAGGGCTGCTGTTCGACGTCCCCACCTCGAACTACGACACCGCCTTGTGGTTGCCGCTGCGGGAGTACCTCGCCTCGCACGACGTCCGGATCCGCACCGGTGTCACGGTCACCGCGGTGGAGCCCGGCGGCGAACGCGCCTTCCGGGTGTACGAACGAGACGGTGGCGACGTCGCCGCCGACGCCGTGGTCATCGCCACGGATGTCGCCGGTTTGCGTCGCATCGTCGAGCGCTCGCCGCGACTGGGTGACGACGCCTGGCGTGCATCGATCGGGCGGTTACGCAGTGCGCCACCATTCCTGGTGTACCGGATCTGGCTGGACAAGCCGGTCGCGTCGGATCGACCGCCGTTCCTGGCCACCGGAGGGCTCGCCCCGCTCGACAACATCAGTGTGGTGAACCACTACGAGCGGCAGGCCCGGACGTGGGCCGATCGCCACGGCGGCGCCGTGCTGGAACTGCACGCCTACGCCCTGCCCCAGCAGCTCACGCCGGTCCAGGAGCACGATGTCCGCGTTCGGCTCCGCGCTCGGTTGCACCATCTCTACCCGGAAACCGCCGACGCCCGCATCCTCGGCGAACACCTGCAATGGAACCAGGACTGCCCCCTGTTCGGAGTCGGCGACCACGCGCACCGGCCCACAGTACGCACACCACACGACCAGCTCGTGCTGGCAGGCGACGGCATCCGCGTCGACCTGCCTGTCGCATTGATGGAGCGCGCGGCCACCACCGGATGGACAGCGGCGAACGCGTTGCTCACCGGATGGGGACTACCAGGTCACGATCTGCACACCGTGCCGACCAGCGGCCGCAACGCTTTACTCCGCCGGCTCGCCACCCGCTACGGATCGGCGACCGCGTCTGCTGAGGACTCCCGATGA